The DNA region GTTCACGGGCGGCGGCAAGGAGCGCGTGACCGTGCGCAACCTGCTCACCCACACCGCCGGCCTGCCCGAGGGCGCCGACGTGTGGGGCGCCACGGCCGACGACGCGCTCCAGAATGCCCTGCGCGTGCAACTCGTGTCCGAGCCCGGCGCGCGGGTGCTGTACTCGGACCTGAGCATGGTCGTGCTCTACGCCGCCGCCGAGCGCGCGGCGGGCGAGCCGCTGTACCGGCTGCTGGACCGCCGCGTCTTCTCGCCGCTGGCGATGCACTCTACGACATACGTGCCGGGCGAGGGCTGCGAGCGCTGCGCGCCCACCATCCGCGGCTCGGCGGGCTTCCGCGGCAAGGTGCACGACCCCATCGCCCGCGGGCTGGGCGGTTTCTCGGGCAACGCGGGCCTCTTCTCCACCGCGCACGACCTGGCGCGCTTCGCGTCGATGCTGGCCAGCGGCGGCGAGCTGGACGGCGTGCGCGTCCTCCAGGCCCGCACCATCCGCCAGTTCACGCAGCGGCAGGCGGGCGCGGGCACGCGGGCGCTGGGCTGGGACACGCCCACGGGCGGCAGCTCGGGCGCGGCGGGCTCGCGCATCTCGCCCAACGCGTTCGGGCACACGGGCTTCACCGGCACGTCGCTGTGGGTGGACCCGGACCGCGGCACCTGGGTGGTGCTGCTCACCAACCGCACGTACGACCCGCAGGGCGCCAACCGCATCCAGGCGCTGCGCCGCACGGTGCACGACTACGTGGCGGCCGCCAGCGACATGCAGAGCGGTGGCTACGCCAGCGCCAACTGACGCGCGTCCGGCAGATGAACGGAAGGAGGGCCCGCGCACCCCGGCGCGGGCCCTTCGCGTTTTCGCCGTCCCGGTAGACGCGGCGCGTTCCATCCGCCATCCGCCACCTTCCGGCGGGGTTCCGTAGATTCTACGCGGAGATAACGGTGAGGAAACGCTCGCCGAATGCTGCCGGAACGCGGTCCGCTCATCTTCCACGCAGGATCAGCCGCGACACCCGCCGCCTCCTCCGCCCGTCCAAACGAGGGAACCATGATGCAGCCGCGTTTCAGGCACGTCCTCGCCGCGCTGGTGCTCGCCGCGTCCGTCCACGCGGGCGCCGTCCACGCGCAGCACGCCCGCAAGGCGGCCGCGAAGTCCACGGTGATGCGCGCCGTGGGCCGGGCCGCGCCGGTGGGCGAGGTGCGCGCCGGCACGTCCGTGAACGGCACGCTCGCGCCGGGCGACTCCGTCCTCTCCGACACCTCGTACCTGGACGTGTGGTCGTACCGCGGCCGAGCGGGCGAGCGCGTCACCATCACGCTGAGCTCAAAGGCGTACGACACCTACCTGCACCTGGACCTGCCGCCCGGCGGCGCCGCCCTGGCGACCGACGACGACAGCGGCGGCGGCACCAACTCGCGCATCGTCATCCGGCTCCTGCAGGACGGGGTGTACTCCATCGCCGTGAACTCGGTGCGGCCGCGGCAGACGGGCCCGTACACGCTGTCGGTAGAGGCTACGCGCAACACGCAGGTGGGCGCCGCGGGCGAGGACTGGGCCGCCATCTACCCCGGCGGCGGCGACCCGAACGAGCGCTACGCGGTGCTGGTGGGGATGGAGAACTACCCCACGCGCGCCGACCACCTGGACGGCCCGGCCACCGATGCCCGGCTCATGCGCGACCTGCTGGTGGAGAAGTACGGCTTCCGGCCGGAGAACGTGGTCATGCTGCAGGACTCCGCCGGCAACCGCGAGCGCGTGATCCAGGCCGTGCAGCGGCACCTGGGGCAGGCGGGGCCGCGCGGCGTGGCCGTCTTCTACTACTCCGGCCACGGCACGCAGCTGGACGGCAACTTCGGCCAGCAGGACGACGAGCCCGACGGCAAGGACGAGGCGATCGTGCTGTGGGGCGGCAGCGACCGGGTGAGCCTGCTTCTGGACGACGAGCTCGGCTCGCTCTCCGACCGCCTGCCCGCCGGCCGCGCGCTCTTCATCCTGGACTCGTGCCACTCCGGCACGGCGCTCCGCGGCGGCGCGGAGACCGCGAACCCGGCGAACAAGTTCCTGTCCATGGCCCGCCTCCGCGGCCAGCTGCAGATGCCGCGCTCGTTCCTGCCCGCCGCCGCGCGCGGCGAGGCGGCGGTGTCGCTGGATCCGCCGGGGCGCGGCCAGCGCAAGCGCGTGTTCATCGCCGCCGCAGCGGACCAGGAGTCGGCGTGGGGCGTGAGCGAGCCGTGGCCGGCCGGCACCAACGAGAGCGTCTTCACCCATTACCTCGTCGAGGAGCTGCGCAGGTCCGACGCCTCGGAGACGTTCCAGCAGGCGGCGCGCGTAACGCTGGGTGCCACCACGCGCTACACCAAGCAGCACCACGGCAAGCCCCAGACGCCCCGCGCCGAGGGCGAGCACGTGGCCGAGCCCATCGCGGACTTCCTCGCCAAGCGCTGAGCCGCTGGCCTTTTCGGTAGATGCGACCGCGCCCTCCGCCGTTTCGTGGCGGAGGGCGCGGTTTTGCTTTGTCGCTGCGGGGAGGGCGTGCGCGCGCTCGTCGGCGGAGGACCTCTCTCCGGAAGCCGCGAAACTCGCCTAGGCTCGGACAGACGCGGCTTCCTCCGAGAGATCCTCCACCTCCTCGCATCAATCATCCACGACGGTCGCATCGAATCATCCACGACGGCTCGCATCCGTAGATGCACGTCGTCCGACGTTCCAAGCATCCACGCATCCCCCGGAACCGCGCGATTCCGCAGATGCCTTGCGCTGGATGTCTCTACCGCACAACGGTTTCGGTAGATGATAATGTTGAAGCCGT from Longimicrobiaceae bacterium includes:
- a CDS encoding caspase family protein, whose amino-acid sequence is MMQPRFRHVLAALVLAASVHAGAVHAQHARKAAAKSTVMRAVGRAAPVGEVRAGTSVNGTLAPGDSVLSDTSYLDVWSYRGRAGERVTITLSSKAYDTYLHLDLPPGGAALATDDDSGGGTNSRIVIRLLQDGVYSIAVNSVRPRQTGPYTLSVEATRNTQVGAAGEDWAAIYPGGGDPNERYAVLVGMENYPTRADHLDGPATDARLMRDLLVEKYGFRPENVVMLQDSAGNRERVIQAVQRHLGQAGPRGVAVFYYSGHGTQLDGNFGQQDDEPDGKDEAIVLWGGSDRVSLLLDDELGSLSDRLPAGRALFILDSCHSGTALRGGAETANPANKFLSMARLRGQLQMPRSFLPAAARGEAAVSLDPPGRGQRKRVFIAAAADQESAWGVSEPWPAGTNESVFTHYLVEELRRSDASETFQQAARVTLGATTRYTKQHHGKPQTPRAEGEHVAEPIADFLAKR
- a CDS encoding serine hydrolase domain-containing protein; the protein is MSMTELLHAEQAVSDEVQRGAFPGAALAVGKRGQVVMEQGIGQMGWDGGDEGVDPDWTMYDLASLSKVVGTTTAAMLLVEDGKMSLDMPVSAYLPEFTGGGKERVTVRNLLTHTAGLPEGADVWGATADDALQNALRVQLVSEPGARVLYSDLSMVVLYAAAERAAGEPLYRLLDRRVFSPLAMHSTTYVPGEGCERCAPTIRGSAGFRGKVHDPIARGLGGFSGNAGLFSTAHDLARFASMLASGGELDGVRVLQARTIRQFTQRQAGAGTRALGWDTPTGGSSGAAGSRISPNAFGHTGFTGTSLWVDPDRGTWVVLLTNRTYDPQGANRIQALRRTVHDYVAAASDMQSGGYASAN